Proteins encoded in a region of the Clostridium butyricum genome:
- a CDS encoding TetR/AcrR family transcriptional regulator — protein MRDEILRIVAQNIQIYGIKKMNLDLICKELKISKKTIYKYFENKDDMIRCYIKEVLDIDRESTIKILKNSMDVSDKCHQIVYTYHKYKLPFIIMDEIRLDYEDEWNEIKELKKFKIEAICKVLDEAKKSGEVKKDMDLSIVALMIDQVSEKLMDKEVLKSNNLKVNDVLDQVIKIILKGIMN, from the coding sequence ATGAGAGATGAAATATTGAGGATAGTAGCTCAAAATATTCAAATATATGGGATAAAAAAAATGAACTTAGATTTGATTTGCAAAGAATTGAAAATTAGTAAGAAGACAATATATAAATATTTTGAAAATAAAGATGATATGATAAGATGTTATATTAAAGAAGTACTAGATATAGATAGAGAAAGCACAATAAAGATATTAAAAAATAGTATGGATGTAAGTGATAAATGTCATCAAATAGTATATACGTATCATAAGTATAAGCTACCATTTATTATTATGGATGAAATAAGGCTAGATTATGAAGATGAATGGAATGAAATAAAAGAACTGAAAAAGTTCAAGATAGAAGCAATATGTAAAGTATTAGATGAAGCTAAAAAGAGTGGGGAAGTAAAAAAAGATATGGATTTATCAATAGTAGCATTAATGATAGATCAGGTAAGTGAAAAGCTAATGGATAAAGAAGTGTTGAAATCAAATAATCTAAAAGTTAATGATGTATTAGATCAAGTTATTAAAATAATATTAAAAGGAATAATGAACTAG
- a CDS encoding MFS transporter, which produces MIKKYNYKSFNSIFVGTLGVALGIRQMAMTMVMPFLSTYSNTLKYNTSMLAGIALGIFGLMQALFQIPYGIWSDKKGNKIVMVIGLLQVGIGLVIAYFANNIYWLIFARAMQGSGAIIAVGYSWISSTVTDQKERMKSMSIISTIIGVAAALSFAFGPLIHKFVSVKDMFLYSAIIIFIAWFVIVIFLKDTKNIYNEETMEVKDAIRILSKDKSFIALNIAALINNFIMTAIFFSIPQYLEKLTGIDGMWKIFMPTVIVAIIVMRIVVRRLNNSESVNFLISAFVLSALGVLFYLNKDSFISIFIGTLLFMIGYISISTIIPVLGNCILEDEYRGTGNGIINSLQYIGSFLGSSIIAAIWVKSEKCSFIVTFLVGLLGALIVKKYVNKEKFYER; this is translated from the coding sequence ATGATTAAAAAATACAACTATAAAAGCTTTAATTCAATATTTGTTGGAACTTTAGGAGTTGCATTAGGTATAAGACAAATGGCTATGACTATGGTTATGCCTTTTTTAAGTACCTATAGTAATACATTAAAATATAATACATCAATGTTAGCTGGAATAGCACTTGGTATATTTGGCTTGATGCAAGCTTTATTTCAAATTCCTTATGGAATTTGGAGTGATAAAAAAGGAAATAAAATTGTAATGGTAATAGGATTATTACAGGTTGGAATTGGATTGGTCATTGCATATTTTGCTAACAATATTTATTGGTTAATATTTGCAAGAGCAATGCAGGGAAGTGGTGCAATTATAGCAGTAGGTTATTCGTGGATATCAAGTACGGTAACTGATCAAAAAGAAAGAATGAAATCCATGAGTATAATAAGTACGATTATTGGCGTAGCAGCAGCTTTATCTTTTGCATTTGGTCCATTAATTCATAAGTTTGTTTCCGTTAAAGATATGTTTTTATATTCAGCAATAATTATTTTTATTGCATGGTTTGTTATTGTTATATTTTTAAAAGATACAAAAAATATTTATAATGAAGAGACGATGGAAGTTAAAGATGCAATAAGAATTTTAAGTAAAGATAAAAGTTTTATAGCATTGAATATTGCAGCATTAATTAACAACTTTATAATGACCGCAATATTTTTTTCTATCCCGCAATACCTAGAGAAACTTACAGGCATCGATGGAATGTGGAAGATATTTATGCCAACAGTAATAGTTGCTATAATTGTAATGAGAATAGTTGTAAGAAGATTAAATAATTCAGAAAGTGTTAATTTTTTAATATCAGCTTTTGTTTTATCAGCATTAGGAGTTTTATTTTATTTAAATAAGGATTCTTTTATTTCAATATTTATTGGAACATTGTTATTTATGATAGGATATATATCTATTAGTACAATCATACCGGTTCTTGGTAACTGTATATTAGAAGATGAATATAGGGGAACTGGAAATGGTATAATAAATAGCCTACAATATATAGGTTCTTTTTTAGGATCATCAATAATAGCCGCTATCTGGGTTAAAAGTGAAAAATGTTCATTTATAGTTACTTTTTTAGTTGGATTATTAGGTGCATTGATTGTTAAAAAATATGTTAATAAGGAGAAGTTTTATGAGAGATGA
- the gltA gene encoding NADPH-dependent glutamate synthase, whose amino-acid sequence MDMKERMIRVPVREQNPKVRATNFKEVCMGYNEEEAVKEASRCLNCKNPKCVEGCPVSINIPGFVAHIKDENFEEAAKEISKYSSLPAVCGRVCPQEKQCEGKCVLGIKGDSISIGKLERFTADWAAAHNVDLSATEPKNGIKVAVIGSGPAGLTCAGDLAKKGYEVTIFEALHKAGGVLEYGIPEFRLPKEKVVANEVNNIKKLGVKIETNVIIGRTITIEELFEEEGFEAVFIGSGAGLPRFMGIPGENANGVFSANEFLTRVNLMKAAVEGYETPVRSGKKVAVVGGGNVAMDAARTALRLGSESHIVYRRGESELPARAEEVHHAKEEGVIFDVLTNPTEILVDENGWVKGMKCVRMELGEPDASGRRSPVEIPGSEFVMDVDTVIMSLGTSPNPLISSTTEGLEINKRRCIVAEEETGLTTKEGVYAGGDAVTGAATVILAMGAGKKAAKAIDEYLKLRV is encoded by the coding sequence ATGGATATGAAAGAGAGAATGATAAGAGTACCCGTAAGAGAACAAAACCCTAAGGTTAGAGCTACTAATTTTAAAGAAGTATGTATGGGATACAATGAAGAAGAGGCTGTTAAAGAAGCTTCAAGATGCTTGAATTGTAAAAATCCTAAGTGTGTGGAAGGATGTCCTGTATCAATTAATATTCCTGGATTTGTTGCACATATTAAGGATGAAAATTTTGAAGAAGCAGCAAAAGAAATTTCAAAATATAGTTCACTTCCAGCTGTATGTGGAAGGGTTTGTCCTCAAGAAAAACAATGTGAAGGCAAATGTGTACTTGGAATAAAAGGTGATTCAATATCTATAGGAAAGCTTGAAAGATTTACAGCAGATTGGGCAGCAGCACACAATGTTGACTTAAGTGCAACAGAACCTAAGAATGGAATTAAAGTTGCAGTTATTGGAAGTGGTCCTGCAGGACTTACTTGTGCTGGAGATTTAGCTAAAAAAGGATATGAAGTAACTATATTTGAGGCGCTTCATAAAGCTGGAGGAGTTTTAGAATATGGAATTCCAGAATTCAGACTTCCAAAAGAAAAAGTAGTAGCTAACGAAGTTAATAACATTAAAAAGCTTGGTGTTAAAATTGAAACAAATGTTATTATAGGAAGAACAATTACTATAGAAGAATTATTTGAAGAAGAAGGCTTTGAAGCAGTATTCATAGGTTCAGGTGCAGGACTTCCAAGATTCATGGGAATACCAGGAGAAAATGCTAATGGAGTATTTTCAGCTAATGAATTTTTAACAAGAGTAAACCTAATGAAAGCAGCAGTGGAAGGATATGAGACTCCAGTTAGATCTGGTAAGAAAGTTGCCGTAGTAGGTGGAGGAAATGTTGCTATGGATGCAGCAAGAACTGCATTAAGACTTGGATCTGAAAGTCATATTGTTTATAGAAGAGGTGAATCAGAACTTCCAGCAAGAGCAGAAGAAGTACATCATGCTAAGGAAGAAGGAGTAATCTTTGATGTATTAACTAATCCAACAGAAATCTTAGTAGATGAAAATGGATGGGTTAAGGGAATGAAATGTGTAAGAATGGAACTTGGAGAACCAGATGCATCAGGAAGAAGAAGTCCTGTTGAAATTCCAGGTTCAGAATTTGTGATGGATGTAGACACTGTAATAATGTCACTTGGAACATCACCAAACCCATTAATTTCATCAACAACTGAAGGATTAGAAATTAATAAGAGAAGATGTATTGTAGCAGAAGAAGAGACTGGTCTTACTACAAAAGAAGGCGTATATGCTGGTGGAGATGCAGTTACAGGTGCAGCTACAGTTATATTAGCTATGGGTGCTGGTAAGAAGGCAGCAAAAGCTATAGATGAATATTTAAAGTTAAGAGTATAA
- a CDS encoding sulfide/dihydroorotate dehydrogenase-like FAD/NAD-binding protein: MYKIVNKKELTNNIFLMDIEAPRVAKSAKPGQFIIIKNDEKGERIPLTIADYDKEKGTVTIVFQTVGKGTKQLADFNEGDYVADFVGPLGVPSEFIHENIEELKKKNFIFVAGGVGAAPVYPQVKWMHEHGIAVDVILGSRNKDLLIYEEELKNVAGNLYVTTDDGSYEFKGTGSDKLKELVNNQGKKYDHAIIIGPMIMMKFTSMLTKELNIPTTVSLNPIMVDGTGMCGACRVTVGGEVKFACVDGPEFDGHLVNYDESMRRQAMYKTEEGRAALKVEEGNTHSHGGCGCRGDK; this comes from the coding sequence ATGTATAAAATAGTTAACAAAAAGGAGCTGACAAATAATATATTCTTAATGGATATAGAAGCTCCAAGAGTAGCAAAATCTGCAAAACCTGGACAATTTATTATCATAAAAAATGATGAGAAGGGTGAAAGAATTCCTTTAACTATAGCAGATTATGATAAAGAAAAAGGGACGGTAACTATAGTTTTTCAAACTGTAGGAAAAGGAACTAAACAGTTAGCTGATTTTAATGAAGGAGATTATGTAGCTGACTTTGTTGGACCATTAGGTGTACCAAGTGAATTTATACATGAGAATATAGAAGAATTGAAGAAAAAGAATTTCATCTTTGTAGCAGGTGGAGTTGGCGCAGCACCAGTTTATCCACAAGTAAAATGGATGCATGAACACGGAATAGCTGTAGATGTTATTTTAGGAAGCAGAAATAAAGATTTATTAATATATGAAGAAGAGCTTAAGAATGTTGCAGGAAATCTTTACGTAACAACTGATGATGGATCATATGAATTTAAGGGAACTGGATCAGATAAGCTTAAAGAATTAGTTAACAATCAAGGTAAGAAGTATGATCACGCAATTATTATTGGACCAATGATAATGATGAAATTTACTTCTATGCTGACTAAGGAATTAAATATTCCAACAACAGTAAGTTTAAATCCTATAATGGTTGATGGTACAGGGATGTGTGGTGCTTGTAGAGTTACTGTTGGAGGAGAAGTTAAGTTTGCTTGTGTTGATGGACCAGAGTTTGATGGACATTTAGTAAATTACGATGAATCAATGAGAAGACAAGCTATGTACAAGACTGAAGAAGGCAGAGCTGCTTTAAAAGTTGAAGAAGGAAATACTCATAGTCATGGTGGCTGTGGTTGCAGAGGTGATAAGTAG
- a CDS encoding 2,3-butanediol dehydrogenase, which yields MKAALWYAKKDVRVEEIEEPKVTVNGVKIKVKWCGICGSDLHEYLGGPIFIPVGQPHPLSGTTAPVVLGHEFSGDVVEVGSDVTNFKPGDRVIVEPIVACGKCPACLEGKYNLCSSLGFHGLCGSGGGLAEYTVFPEEFVHKIPDEMSYEQAALVEPMAVALHSIRVGNFRTGDTALVLGSGPIGLATIECLKAAGAKLVIVLQRKSIRQEYAKRAGADVVLDPNEVNIAEEVKKLTNGLGVDVAFETTGAQIGFDTGIDSLKFEGTMVITSIWEKGVTFNPNALVFTEKKIVGTLAYRHEFQATMAQMKDGRIKAEGYVTKKIHLDDIVEEGFGALTGPEKKKHVKILVTPDKDLIS from the coding sequence ATGAAAGCAGCATTATGGTATGCAAAGAAAGATGTTAGAGTAGAGGAAATTGAAGAACCTAAGGTTACAGTTAATGGTGTAAAGATTAAAGTAAAATGGTGTGGAATATGTGGATCAGATTTACATGAATATTTAGGTGGGCCTATATTCATACCAGTGGGACAACCTCATCCATTAAGTGGTACAACAGCTCCAGTAGTTCTAGGTCATGAATTTTCAGGAGATGTCGTTGAAGTTGGATCTGATGTAACTAACTTCAAGCCAGGAGATAGAGTAATTGTTGAACCTATAGTTGCATGTGGAAAATGTCCAGCATGTTTAGAAGGAAAATATAATTTATGTTCATCATTAGGTTTCCATGGACTTTGTGGAAGTGGTGGAGGACTTGCAGAATATACAGTTTTCCCAGAAGAATTCGTACATAAGATACCAGATGAAATGTCTTACGAACAAGCTGCTTTAGTTGAACCAATGGCAGTTGCATTACATTCAATTAGAGTTGGTAATTTTAGAACAGGTGATACTGCATTAGTACTAGGATCTGGTCCAATAGGACTTGCAACTATTGAGTGCTTGAAAGCAGCAGGAGCAAAATTAGTAATAGTATTACAAAGAAAGTCTATAAGACAAGAGTATGCAAAAAGAGCAGGAGCAGATGTTGTTTTAGATCCTAATGAAGTGAATATAGCAGAAGAAGTTAAAAAGCTTACAAATGGATTAGGAGTAGATGTAGCATTTGAGACTACAGGAGCTCAAATAGGTTTTGATACAGGTATCGATAGCTTAAAATTCGAAGGAACTATGGTTATAACAAGTATATGGGAAAAAGGAGTTACATTTAATCCTAATGCATTAGTGTTTACAGAAAAGAAGATAGTTGGAACATTGGCATATAGACATGAGTTCCAAGCAACTATGGCTCAAATGAAGGATGGAAGAATAAAAGCAGAAGGATATGTAACAAAGAAAATACATTTAGATGATATAGTTGAAGAAGGTTTTGGTGCATTAACAGGCCCTGAAAAGAAGAAACATGTTAAGATATTAGTAACACCAGACAAGGATCTTATATCTTAA